One Xiphophorus couchianus chromosome 1, X_couchianus-1.0, whole genome shotgun sequence genomic region harbors:
- the gpkow gene encoding G-patch domain and KOW motifs-containing protein produces the protein MASHGEDTVASKAAISDEQAERKTAAVSFGFTKTVNKFKPTARVEKDFLTGIDRNELQSSKPTEKPKELIIPLIQKNRWSRAGQRGEGNGKPEAAERDGDSVESQAVKELIEDSRRQLELWENGPQTEGSLNLSIPLLMQNKVPDGFEDGDLVKVDLRPESSTEADYESVPVEAYGLAMLKGMGWKKGEGIGRTFKQDVKPIEHQLRPKGLGLGADRSAIKDLEPSKRQRPPKPGEEQTKQEELAMVPGGCVLVGSGAHKDLYGKIEGVDADNARVVVKLAIGGKTVTLSQYGVKLVGTKEYEKNSKDLSRLSKAHKDKEKEKEKERQRLEEKEKSSSSDKVKHKSSEREEGKDERKRKHRESSQDRDKPPVKEARQASAPPSWLQRDLKVRFIDKAFKGGRYYNSKMRVEDVLTPFTCVCRTEEGRLLDDVKQNMLETIVPKGEYDAVMVVLGEHRGQVGRILQRDKNKCRAMVQLDRYEEKLFTLDYDSICHYVGATDD, from the exons atggcGTCGCACGGAGAAGATACGGTTGCTAGCAAAGCTGCTATTTCAGATGAGcaggcagagagaaaaacagcgGCAGTGTCATTTGGTTTCACTAAAACTGTTAATAAATTTAAACCGACTGCTAGagttgaaaaagattttttgacCGGAATTGACAGGAATGAACTGCAGAG TTCAAAACCAACCGAGAAGCCCAAAGAGCTCATCATCCCCCTGATCCAGAAGAACCGCTGGAGCCGAGCGGGGCAGCGCGGGGAAGGAAACGGGAAGCCGGAGGCAGCGGAGCGGGATGGGGATTCTGTGGAGTCTCAGGCTGTGAAAGAGCTGATCGAAG ATTCACGAAGGCAGCTTGAACTGTGGGAGAATGGGCCTCAGACAGAGGGGAGCCTCAACCTCTCCATCCCGCTGCTAATGCAAAACAAAGTGCCAGACGGCTTTGAGGATGGAGACCTTGTCAAGGTGGACCTGCGACCTGAATCT tcgACGGAGGCAGACTATGAGAGTGTTCCTGTTGAGGCTTATGGACTCGCTATGCTGAAAGGAATGGGATGGAAGAAAGGAGAGGGAATCGGACGGACATTTAAACA AGACGTGAAGCCAATCGAACACCAGCTCCGTCCTAAAGGCCTGGGCCTCGGCGCCGATCGATCGGCCATAAAGGATCTGGAGCCCAGCAAGCGCCAGCGTCCGCCGAAGCCGGGCGAGGAGCAAACCAAGCAGGAGGAGCTGGCGATGGTTCCTGGAGGCTGCGTTCTGGTGGGATCCGGGGCCCACAAGGACCTTTACGGCAAA ATTGAAGGCGTAGACGCAGACAACGCTCGAGTCGTGGTAAAGCTCGCCATCGGCGGAAAGACGGTGACGCTCAGCCAGTACGGAGTTAAACTGGTCGGGACGAAAGAATAcgagaaaaacagcaaagaccTCA GCCGGCTCAGTAAGGCCCACAAAGAcaaggagaaggagaaagagaaggagcGACAGAGACttgaggagaaagaaaagagcagCAGTAGTGACAAAGTCAAACACAAGTCATCTGAAAGGGAGGAAGGGAAagatgagaggaagaggaaacacAGAGAATCAAGTCAAGACAG AGATAAGCCACCAGTGAAAGAAGCGCGGCAGGCTTCAGCTCCTCCCTCCTGGCTCCAGAGGGATCTGAAAGTCCGCTTCATAGACAAGGCGTTTAAAGGCGGCCGGTACTACAACTCAAAG ATGCGAGTGGAGGATGTCCTGACGCCGTTTACCTGCGTGTGTCGAACTGAAGAGGGAAGACTGCTAGACG ATGTGAAGCAGAACATGCTGGAAACCATCGTCCCAAAAGGAGAGTACGACGCTGTGATGGTGGTTCTGGGCGAGCACAGAGGACAG GTCGGCCGTATTCTTCAGCGGGATAAGAACAAATGCAGAGCGATGGTGCAGCTCGACAGATACGAGGAGAAATTATTCACTCTGGATTATGACTCCATTTGTCACTATGTGGGAGCCACAGACGACTGA